The Acinonyx jubatus isolate Ajub_Pintada_27869175 chromosome E3, VMU_Ajub_asm_v1.0, whole genome shotgun sequence genome has a window encoding:
- the ELN gene encoding elastin isoform X4, with the protein MAGLRTAALRPGVLLLLLSIVHPSQPGGVPGAVPGGVPGGVYYPGAGLGGLGGGALGPGGKPPKPGAGLLGAFGPGLGAFPAGTYPGALVPGGVAGAAAAYKAAAKAGAGLGGVGGIGGVGGLGVSTGAVVPQPGAGVGVGVGGKPGKVPGVGLPGVYPGGVLPGTGARFPGVGVLPGVPTGTGVKAKTPGGGGAFAGIPGVGPFGGQQPGVPLGYPIKAPKLPGGYGLPYSTGKLPYGYGPGGVAGAAGKAGYPTGTGVGPQAAAAAAKAAKYAGAGGAGVLPGVGGGGIPGGAGAIPGIGGIAGAGTPAAAAAAAKAAAKAAKFGAAGGVVPGGPGFVPGVGVPGVGVPGVGVPGVGVPGVGVPGVGVPGVGVPGVGVPGVGVPGAVSPAAAAKAAAKAAKYGARAGVGVGGIPTFGIGAGGFPGYGVGAGVGAVPGAVPGAGLSPAAAQAAAAAQAAAAAKAAKYGAGGVGGLGGLVPGIGDGVAGVPGIGGVPGVGTPAAAAAKAAAKAAQFGLGPGIGVAPGVAPGVAPGVAPGIGPGIGIGPGVGTPAAAKAAAKAAAKAQYRAAAGLPAGVPGFGVGAGVPGFGVGAGVPGFGAGVGVPGFGAVPGSLAAAKAAKYGAAGVGALGGVGVPGGVVGAGPAASAAAAKAAAKAAQFGLGGAGALGVGGLGAGGAIPGVGGFGGVSPAAAAKAAKYGVAARPGFGLSPIYPGGACLGKSCGRKRK; encoded by the exons GGGTTCCAGGGGCTGTTCCCGGTGGAGTTCCCGGAGGCGTCTACTACCCAG GGGCTGGTCTCGGAGGTCTGGGAGGAGGAG CTCTGGGGCCAGGAGGCAAACCACCCAAGCCAG GGGCCGGACTCCTGGGGGCGTTTGGACCAG GGCTCGGGGCCTTTCCTGCAGGCACCTACCCGGGGGCTCTGGTGCCCGGCGGAGTGGCAGGTGCTGCCGCGGCCTATAAAGCAGCTGCCAAGGCTG GCGCTGGGCTTGGCGGCGTCGGTGGCATCGGCGGGGTCGGCGGCTTAGGAGTGTCTACAG GTGCAGTGGTGCCTCAGCCTGGAGCTGGAGTCGGAGTCGGAGTCGGAGGGAAGCCTGGGAAAGTGCCCG GTGTGGGCCTGCCAGGTGTCTACCCAGGTGGAGTGCTCCCAGGCACAG GAGCTCGGTTCCCGGGTGTGGGGGTGCTCCCCGGGGTTCCCACCGGAACAGGAGTCAAGGCCAAGACCCCAG GCGGAGGCGGAGCTTTTGCTGGAATCCCAG GAGTTGGACCCTTTGGGGGCCAGCAGCCTGGAGTCCCGCTGGGGTACCCCATCAAGGCTCCCAAGCTGCCAG GTGGCTACGGACTGCCCTACAGCACTGGGAAACTGCCCTATG GCTATGGGCCAGGAGGAGTGGCTGGTGCTGCGGGCAAGGCTGGGTACCCAACAGGGACAG GGGTCGGCCCCCAGGCTGCAGCAGCGGCAGCTAAAGCAGCTAAGTACG CAGGTGCTGGAGGAGCCGGGGTTCTCCCTGGTGTTGGAGGTGGCGGCATTCCTGGTGGGGCCGGCGCAATTCCTGGGATTGGAGGCATCGCAG GGGCAGGgactcctgctgctgctgctgctgctgctaaagCCGCCGCTAAGGCAGCTAAATTCG GAGCTGCCGGAGGCGTGGTGCCTGGTGGGCCAGGCTTTGTCCCGGGAGTTGGAGTCCCAGGTGTTGGGGTCCCAGGTGTTGGCGTTCCAGGTGTTGGGGTCCCAGGTGTTGGCGTTCCAGGTGTTGGAGTTCCAGGTGTTGGGGTCCCAGGTGTTGGAGTCCCAGGTGTTGGAGTCCCAG GAGCTGTGTCACCAGCTGCAGCCGCCAAAGCAGCCGCCAAAGCAGCCAAATACG GGGCCAGAGCGGGAGTGGGAGTTGGAGGCATTCCCACTTTCGGGATTGGCGCCGGGGGCTTTCCTGGTTACGGTGTTGGAGCTGGAGTGGGCGCTGTCCCTGGAGCTGTCCCTGGAGCTGGCCTTTCCC CAGCCGCTGCCCAGGCAGCAGCCGCAGCTCAGGCAGCAGCAGCCGCCAAGGCGGCCAAGTACG GTGCTGGAGGGGTCGGAGGCTTGGGCGGGCTGGTGCCAGGCATCGGAGACGGAGTAGCAGGCGTGCCAGGCATAGGAGGGGTGCCAG GAGTGGGGACCCCGGCCGCCGCAGCCGCCAAAGCCGCTGCCAAAGCCGCCCAGTTTG GTTTAGGCCCTGGAATTGGCGTGGCTCCCGGCGTGGCTCCCGGCGTGGCTCCCGGCGTGGCTCCCGGCATTGGCCCCGGCATTGGCATTGGCCCCG GAGTGGGGACCCCAGCTGCAGCCAAAGCCGCTGCTAAAGCGGCCGCCAAAGCCCAGTACC gGGCTGCAGCTGGGCTTCCTGCTGGTGTTCCTGGCTTTGGAGTTGGTGCCGGCGTTCCTGGCTTTGGAGTTGGTGCTGGCGTTCCTGGCTTTGGAGCTGGCGTTGGCGTTCCTGGCTTTGGGGCAG tGCCTGGATCCCTGGCTGCcgctaaagcagcaaaatatg gagctgcaggggtgggggctctTGGCGGAGTAGGTGTCCCAGGCGGTGTGGTAG GAGCCGGACCTGCTGCCTCAGCTGCTGCCGCCAAAGCTGCTGCCAAAGCTGCCCAGTTTG GCCTCGGGGGAGCCGGAGCCCTGGGAGTTGGGGGGCTCGGAGCTGGCGGAGCCATCCCAGGGGTTGGGGGCTTTGGAG GTGTGTCCCCAGCTGCAGCTGCTAAAGCAGCCAAATATG GAGTTGCGGCAAGACCGGGCTTTGGACTGTCTCCCATTTACCCAG GTGGGGCCTGCCTGGGGAAATCCTGTGGCCGGAAGAGAAAGTGA
- the ELN gene encoding elastin isoform X7, with protein MAGLRTAALRPGVLLLLLSIVHPSQPGGVPGAVPGGVPGGVYYPGAGLGGLGGGALGPGGKPPKPGAGLLGAFGPGLGAFPAGTYPGALVPGGVAGAAAAYKAAAKAGAGLGGVGGIGGVGGLGVSTGAVVPQPGAGVGVGVGGKPGKVPGVGLPGVYPGGVLPGTGARFPGVGVLPGVPTGTGVKAKTPGGGGAFAGIPGVGPFGGQQPGVPLGYPIKAPKLPGGYGLPYSTGKLPYGYGPGGVAGAAGKAGYPTGTGVGPQAAAAAAKAAKYAGAGGAGVLPGVGGGGIPGGAGAIPGIGGIAGAGTPAAAAAAAKAAAKAAKFGAAGGVVPGGPGFVPGVGVPGVGVPGVGVPGVGVPGVGVPGVGVPGVGVPGVGVPGVGVPGAVSPAAAAKAAAKAAKYGARAGVGVGGIPTFGIGAGGFPGYGVGAGVGAVPGAVPGAGLSPAAAQAAAAAQAAAAAKAAKYGAGGVGGLGGLVPGIGDGVAGVPGIGGVPGVGTPAAAAAKAAAKAAQFGLGPGIGVAPGVAPGVAPGVAPGIGPGIGIGPGGVIGVGTPAAAKAAAKAAAKAQYRAAAGLPAGVPGFGVGAGVPGFGVGAGVPGFGAGVGVPGFGAVPGSLAAAKAAKYGAAGVGALGGVGVPGGVVGAGPAASAAAAKAAAKAAQFGLGGAGALGVGGLGAGGAIPGVGGFGGVSPAAAAKAAKYGGACLGKSCGRKRK; from the exons GGGTTCCAGGGGCTGTTCCCGGTGGAGTTCCCGGAGGCGTCTACTACCCAG GGGCTGGTCTCGGAGGTCTGGGAGGAGGAG CTCTGGGGCCAGGAGGCAAACCACCCAAGCCAG GGGCCGGACTCCTGGGGGCGTTTGGACCAG GGCTCGGGGCCTTTCCTGCAGGCACCTACCCGGGGGCTCTGGTGCCCGGCGGAGTGGCAGGTGCTGCCGCGGCCTATAAAGCAGCTGCCAAGGCTG GCGCTGGGCTTGGCGGCGTCGGTGGCATCGGCGGGGTCGGCGGCTTAGGAGTGTCTACAG GTGCAGTGGTGCCTCAGCCTGGAGCTGGAGTCGGAGTCGGAGTCGGAGGGAAGCCTGGGAAAGTGCCCG GTGTGGGCCTGCCAGGTGTCTACCCAGGTGGAGTGCTCCCAGGCACAG GAGCTCGGTTCCCGGGTGTGGGGGTGCTCCCCGGGGTTCCCACCGGAACAGGAGTCAAGGCCAAGACCCCAG GCGGAGGCGGAGCTTTTGCTGGAATCCCAG GAGTTGGACCCTTTGGGGGCCAGCAGCCTGGAGTCCCGCTGGGGTACCCCATCAAGGCTCCCAAGCTGCCAG GTGGCTACGGACTGCCCTACAGCACTGGGAAACTGCCCTATG GCTATGGGCCAGGAGGAGTGGCTGGTGCTGCGGGCAAGGCTGGGTACCCAACAGGGACAG GGGTCGGCCCCCAGGCTGCAGCAGCGGCAGCTAAAGCAGCTAAGTACG CAGGTGCTGGAGGAGCCGGGGTTCTCCCTGGTGTTGGAGGTGGCGGCATTCCTGGTGGGGCCGGCGCAATTCCTGGGATTGGAGGCATCGCAG GGGCAGGgactcctgctgctgctgctgctgctgctaaagCCGCCGCTAAGGCAGCTAAATTCG GAGCTGCCGGAGGCGTGGTGCCTGGTGGGCCAGGCTTTGTCCCGGGAGTTGGAGTCCCAGGTGTTGGGGTCCCAGGTGTTGGCGTTCCAGGTGTTGGGGTCCCAGGTGTTGGCGTTCCAGGTGTTGGAGTTCCAGGTGTTGGGGTCCCAGGTGTTGGAGTCCCAGGTGTTGGAGTCCCAG GAGCTGTGTCACCAGCTGCAGCCGCCAAAGCAGCCGCCAAAGCAGCCAAATACG GGGCCAGAGCGGGAGTGGGAGTTGGAGGCATTCCCACTTTCGGGATTGGCGCCGGGGGCTTTCCTGGTTACGGTGTTGGAGCTGGAGTGGGCGCTGTCCCTGGAGCTGTCCCTGGAGCTGGCCTTTCCC CAGCCGCTGCCCAGGCAGCAGCCGCAGCTCAGGCAGCAGCAGCCGCCAAGGCGGCCAAGTACG GTGCTGGAGGGGTCGGAGGCTTGGGCGGGCTGGTGCCAGGCATCGGAGACGGAGTAGCAGGCGTGCCAGGCATAGGAGGGGTGCCAG GAGTGGGGACCCCGGCCGCCGCAGCCGCCAAAGCCGCTGCCAAAGCCGCCCAGTTTG GTTTAGGCCCTGGAATTGGCGTGGCTCCCGGCGTGGCTCCCGGCGTGGCTCCCGGCGTGGCTCCCGGCATTGGCCCCGGCATTGGCATTGGCCCCGGTGGTGTTATAG GAGTGGGGACCCCAGCTGCAGCCAAAGCCGCTGCTAAAGCGGCCGCCAAAGCCCAGTACC gGGCTGCAGCTGGGCTTCCTGCTGGTGTTCCTGGCTTTGGAGTTGGTGCCGGCGTTCCTGGCTTTGGAGTTGGTGCTGGCGTTCCTGGCTTTGGAGCTGGCGTTGGCGTTCCTGGCTTTGGGGCAG tGCCTGGATCCCTGGCTGCcgctaaagcagcaaaatatg gagctgcaggggtgggggctctTGGCGGAGTAGGTGTCCCAGGCGGTGTGGTAG GAGCCGGACCTGCTGCCTCAGCTGCTGCCGCCAAAGCTGCTGCCAAAGCTGCCCAGTTTG GCCTCGGGGGAGCCGGAGCCCTGGGAGTTGGGGGGCTCGGAGCTGGCGGAGCCATCCCAGGGGTTGGGGGCTTTGGAG GTGTGTCCCCAGCTGCAGCTGCTAAAGCAGCCAAATATG GTGGGGCCTGCCTGGGGAAATCCTGTGGCCGGAAGAGAAAGTGA
- the ELN gene encoding elastin isoform X5 produces MAGLRTAALRPGVLLLLLSIVHPSQPGGVPGAVPGGVPGGVYYPGAGLGGLGGGALGPGGKPPKPGAGLLGAFGPGLGAFPAGTYPGALVPGGVAGAAAAYKAAAKAGAGLGGVGGIGGVGGLGVSTGAVVPQPGAGVGVGVGGKPGKVPGVGLPGVYPGGVLPGTGARFPGVGVLPGVPTGTGVKAKTPGGGGAFAGIPGVGPFGGQQPGVPLGYPIKAPKLPGYGPGGVAGAAGKAGYPTGTGVGPQAAAAAAKAAKYAGAGGAGVLPGVGGGGIPGGAGAIPGIGGIAGAGTPAAAAAAAKAAAKAAKFGAAGGVVPGGPGFVPGVGVPGVGVPGVGVPGVGVPGVGVPGVGVPGVGVPGVGVPGVGVPGAVSPAAAAKAAAKAAKYGARAGVGVGGIPTFGIGAGGFPGYGVGAGVGAVPGAVPGAGLSPAAAQAAAAAQAAAAAKAAKYGAGGVGGLGGLVPGIGDGVAGVPGIGGVPGVGTPAAAAAKAAAKAAQFGLGPGIGVAPGVAPGVAPGVAPGIGPGIGIGPGGVIGVGTPAAAKAAAKAAAKAQYRAAAGLPAGVPGFGVGAGVPGFGVGAGVPGFGAGVGVPGFGAVPGSLAAAKAAKYGAAGVGALGGVGVPGGVVGAGPAASAAAAKAAAKAAQFGLGGAGALGVGGLGAGGAIPGVGGFGGVSPAAAAKAAKYGVAARPGFGLSPIYPGGACLGKSCGRKRK; encoded by the exons GGGTTCCAGGGGCTGTTCCCGGTGGAGTTCCCGGAGGCGTCTACTACCCAG GGGCTGGTCTCGGAGGTCTGGGAGGAGGAG CTCTGGGGCCAGGAGGCAAACCACCCAAGCCAG GGGCCGGACTCCTGGGGGCGTTTGGACCAG GGCTCGGGGCCTTTCCTGCAGGCACCTACCCGGGGGCTCTGGTGCCCGGCGGAGTGGCAGGTGCTGCCGCGGCCTATAAAGCAGCTGCCAAGGCTG GCGCTGGGCTTGGCGGCGTCGGTGGCATCGGCGGGGTCGGCGGCTTAGGAGTGTCTACAG GTGCAGTGGTGCCTCAGCCTGGAGCTGGAGTCGGAGTCGGAGTCGGAGGGAAGCCTGGGAAAGTGCCCG GTGTGGGCCTGCCAGGTGTCTACCCAGGTGGAGTGCTCCCAGGCACAG GAGCTCGGTTCCCGGGTGTGGGGGTGCTCCCCGGGGTTCCCACCGGAACAGGAGTCAAGGCCAAGACCCCAG GCGGAGGCGGAGCTTTTGCTGGAATCCCAG GAGTTGGACCCTTTGGGGGCCAGCAGCCTGGAGTCCCGCTGGGGTACCCCATCAAGGCTCCCAAGCTGCCAG GCTATGGGCCAGGAGGAGTGGCTGGTGCTGCGGGCAAGGCTGGGTACCCAACAGGGACAG GGGTCGGCCCCCAGGCTGCAGCAGCGGCAGCTAAAGCAGCTAAGTACG CAGGTGCTGGAGGAGCCGGGGTTCTCCCTGGTGTTGGAGGTGGCGGCATTCCTGGTGGGGCCGGCGCAATTCCTGGGATTGGAGGCATCGCAG GGGCAGGgactcctgctgctgctgctgctgctgctaaagCCGCCGCTAAGGCAGCTAAATTCG GAGCTGCCGGAGGCGTGGTGCCTGGTGGGCCAGGCTTTGTCCCGGGAGTTGGAGTCCCAGGTGTTGGGGTCCCAGGTGTTGGCGTTCCAGGTGTTGGGGTCCCAGGTGTTGGCGTTCCAGGTGTTGGAGTTCCAGGTGTTGGGGTCCCAGGTGTTGGAGTCCCAGGTGTTGGAGTCCCAG GAGCTGTGTCACCAGCTGCAGCCGCCAAAGCAGCCGCCAAAGCAGCCAAATACG GGGCCAGAGCGGGAGTGGGAGTTGGAGGCATTCCCACTTTCGGGATTGGCGCCGGGGGCTTTCCTGGTTACGGTGTTGGAGCTGGAGTGGGCGCTGTCCCTGGAGCTGTCCCTGGAGCTGGCCTTTCCC CAGCCGCTGCCCAGGCAGCAGCCGCAGCTCAGGCAGCAGCAGCCGCCAAGGCGGCCAAGTACG GTGCTGGAGGGGTCGGAGGCTTGGGCGGGCTGGTGCCAGGCATCGGAGACGGAGTAGCAGGCGTGCCAGGCATAGGAGGGGTGCCAG GAGTGGGGACCCCGGCCGCCGCAGCCGCCAAAGCCGCTGCCAAAGCCGCCCAGTTTG GTTTAGGCCCTGGAATTGGCGTGGCTCCCGGCGTGGCTCCCGGCGTGGCTCCCGGCGTGGCTCCCGGCATTGGCCCCGGCATTGGCATTGGCCCCGGTGGTGTTATAG GAGTGGGGACCCCAGCTGCAGCCAAAGCCGCTGCTAAAGCGGCCGCCAAAGCCCAGTACC gGGCTGCAGCTGGGCTTCCTGCTGGTGTTCCTGGCTTTGGAGTTGGTGCCGGCGTTCCTGGCTTTGGAGTTGGTGCTGGCGTTCCTGGCTTTGGAGCTGGCGTTGGCGTTCCTGGCTTTGGGGCAG tGCCTGGATCCCTGGCTGCcgctaaagcagcaaaatatg gagctgcaggggtgggggctctTGGCGGAGTAGGTGTCCCAGGCGGTGTGGTAG GAGCCGGACCTGCTGCCTCAGCTGCTGCCGCCAAAGCTGCTGCCAAAGCTGCCCAGTTTG GCCTCGGGGGAGCCGGAGCCCTGGGAGTTGGGGGGCTCGGAGCTGGCGGAGCCATCCCAGGGGTTGGGGGCTTTGGAG GTGTGTCCCCAGCTGCAGCTGCTAAAGCAGCCAAATATG GAGTTGCGGCAAGACCGGGCTTTGGACTGTCTCCCATTTACCCAG GTGGGGCCTGCCTGGGGAAATCCTGTGGCCGGAAGAGAAAGTGA
- the ELN gene encoding elastin isoform X1: MAGLRTAALRPGVLLLLLSIVHPSQPGGVPGAVPGGVPGGVYYPGAGLGGLGGGALGPGGKPPKPGAGLLGAFGPGLGAFPAGTYPGALVPGGVAGAAAAYKAAAKAGAGLGGVGGIGGVGGLGVSTGAVVPQPGAGVGVGVGGKPGKVPGVGLPGVYPGGVLPGTGARFPGVGVLPGVPTGTGVKAKTPGGGGAFAGIPGVGPFGGQQPGVPLGYPIKAPKLPGGYGLPYSTGKLPYGYGPGGVAGAAGKAGYPTGTGVGPQAAAAAAKAAKYAGAGGAGVLPGVGGGGIPGGAGAIPGIGGIAGAGTPAAAAAAAKAAAKAAKFGAAGGVVPGGPGFVPGVGVPGVGVPGVGVPGVGVPGVGVPGVGVPGVGVPGVGVPGVGVPGAVSPAAAAKAAAKAAKYGARAGVGVGGIPTFGIGAGGFPGYGVGAGVGAVPGAVPGAGLSPAAAQAAAAAQAAAAAKAAKYGAGGVGGLGGLVPGIGDGVAGVPGIGGVPGVGTPAAAAAKAAAKAAQFGLGPGIGVAPGVAPGVAPGVAPGIGPGIGIGPGGVIGVGTPAAAKAAAKAAAKAQYRAAAGLPAGVPGFGVGAGVPGFGVGAGVPGFGAGVGVPGFGAVPGSLAAAKAAKYGAAGVGALGGVGVPGGVVGAGPAASAAAAKAAAKAAQFGLGGAGALGVGGLGAGGAIPGVGGFGGVSPAAAAKAAKYGVAARPGFGLSPIYPGGACLGKSCGRKRK; this comes from the exons GGGTTCCAGGGGCTGTTCCCGGTGGAGTTCCCGGAGGCGTCTACTACCCAG GGGCTGGTCTCGGAGGTCTGGGAGGAGGAG CTCTGGGGCCAGGAGGCAAACCACCCAAGCCAG GGGCCGGACTCCTGGGGGCGTTTGGACCAG GGCTCGGGGCCTTTCCTGCAGGCACCTACCCGGGGGCTCTGGTGCCCGGCGGAGTGGCAGGTGCTGCCGCGGCCTATAAAGCAGCTGCCAAGGCTG GCGCTGGGCTTGGCGGCGTCGGTGGCATCGGCGGGGTCGGCGGCTTAGGAGTGTCTACAG GTGCAGTGGTGCCTCAGCCTGGAGCTGGAGTCGGAGTCGGAGTCGGAGGGAAGCCTGGGAAAGTGCCCG GTGTGGGCCTGCCAGGTGTCTACCCAGGTGGAGTGCTCCCAGGCACAG GAGCTCGGTTCCCGGGTGTGGGGGTGCTCCCCGGGGTTCCCACCGGAACAGGAGTCAAGGCCAAGACCCCAG GCGGAGGCGGAGCTTTTGCTGGAATCCCAG GAGTTGGACCCTTTGGGGGCCAGCAGCCTGGAGTCCCGCTGGGGTACCCCATCAAGGCTCCCAAGCTGCCAG GTGGCTACGGACTGCCCTACAGCACTGGGAAACTGCCCTATG GCTATGGGCCAGGAGGAGTGGCTGGTGCTGCGGGCAAGGCTGGGTACCCAACAGGGACAG GGGTCGGCCCCCAGGCTGCAGCAGCGGCAGCTAAAGCAGCTAAGTACG CAGGTGCTGGAGGAGCCGGGGTTCTCCCTGGTGTTGGAGGTGGCGGCATTCCTGGTGGGGCCGGCGCAATTCCTGGGATTGGAGGCATCGCAG GGGCAGGgactcctgctgctgctgctgctgctgctaaagCCGCCGCTAAGGCAGCTAAATTCG GAGCTGCCGGAGGCGTGGTGCCTGGTGGGCCAGGCTTTGTCCCGGGAGTTGGAGTCCCAGGTGTTGGGGTCCCAGGTGTTGGCGTTCCAGGTGTTGGGGTCCCAGGTGTTGGCGTTCCAGGTGTTGGAGTTCCAGGTGTTGGGGTCCCAGGTGTTGGAGTCCCAGGTGTTGGAGTCCCAG GAGCTGTGTCACCAGCTGCAGCCGCCAAAGCAGCCGCCAAAGCAGCCAAATACG GGGCCAGAGCGGGAGTGGGAGTTGGAGGCATTCCCACTTTCGGGATTGGCGCCGGGGGCTTTCCTGGTTACGGTGTTGGAGCTGGAGTGGGCGCTGTCCCTGGAGCTGTCCCTGGAGCTGGCCTTTCCC CAGCCGCTGCCCAGGCAGCAGCCGCAGCTCAGGCAGCAGCAGCCGCCAAGGCGGCCAAGTACG GTGCTGGAGGGGTCGGAGGCTTGGGCGGGCTGGTGCCAGGCATCGGAGACGGAGTAGCAGGCGTGCCAGGCATAGGAGGGGTGCCAG GAGTGGGGACCCCGGCCGCCGCAGCCGCCAAAGCCGCTGCCAAAGCCGCCCAGTTTG GTTTAGGCCCTGGAATTGGCGTGGCTCCCGGCGTGGCTCCCGGCGTGGCTCCCGGCGTGGCTCCCGGCATTGGCCCCGGCATTGGCATTGGCCCCGGTGGTGTTATAG GAGTGGGGACCCCAGCTGCAGCCAAAGCCGCTGCTAAAGCGGCCGCCAAAGCCCAGTACC gGGCTGCAGCTGGGCTTCCTGCTGGTGTTCCTGGCTTTGGAGTTGGTGCCGGCGTTCCTGGCTTTGGAGTTGGTGCTGGCGTTCCTGGCTTTGGAGCTGGCGTTGGCGTTCCTGGCTTTGGGGCAG tGCCTGGATCCCTGGCTGCcgctaaagcagcaaaatatg gagctgcaggggtgggggctctTGGCGGAGTAGGTGTCCCAGGCGGTGTGGTAG GAGCCGGACCTGCTGCCTCAGCTGCTGCCGCCAAAGCTGCTGCCAAAGCTGCCCAGTTTG GCCTCGGGGGAGCCGGAGCCCTGGGAGTTGGGGGGCTCGGAGCTGGCGGAGCCATCCCAGGGGTTGGGGGCTTTGGAG GTGTGTCCCCAGCTGCAGCTGCTAAAGCAGCCAAATATG GAGTTGCGGCAAGACCGGGCTTTGGACTGTCTCCCATTTACCCAG GTGGGGCCTGCCTGGGGAAATCCTGTGGCCGGAAGAGAAAGTGA
- the ELN gene encoding elastin isoform X11, which yields MAGLRTAALRPGVLLLLLSIVHPSQPGGVPGAVPGGVPGGVYYPGAGLGGLGGGALGPGGKPPKPGAGLLGAFGPGLGAFPAGTYPGALVPGGVAGAAAAYKAAAKAGAGLGGVGGIGGVGGLGVSTGAVVPQPGAGVGVGVGGKPGKVPGGGGAFAGIPGVGPFGGQQPGVPLGYPIKAPKLPGGYGLPYSTGKLPYGYGPGGVAGAAGKAGYPTGTGVGPQAAAAAAKAAKYAGAGGAGVLPGVGGGGIPGGAGAIPGIGGIAGAGTPAAAAAAAKAAAKAAKFGAAGGVVPGGPGFVPGVGVPGVGVPGVGVPGVGVPGVGVPGVGVPGVGVPGVGVPGVGVPGAVSPAAAAKAAAKAAKYGARAGVGVGGIPTFGIGAGGFPGYGVGAGVGAVPGAVPGAGLSPAAAQAAAAAQAAAAAKAAKYGAGGVGGLGGLVPGIGDGVAGVPGIGGVPGVGTPAAAAAKAAAKAAQFGLGPGIGVAPGVAPGVAPGVAPGIGPGIGIGPGGVIGVGTPAAAKAAAKAAAKAQYRAAAGLPAGVPGFGVGAGVPGFGVGAGVPGFGAGVGVPGFGAVPGSLAAAKAAKYGAAGVGALGGVGVPGGVVGAGPAASAAAAKAAAKAAQFGLGGAGALGVGGLGAGGAIPGVGGFGGVSPAAAAKAAKYGVAARPGFGLSPIYPGGACLGKSCGRKRK from the exons GGGTTCCAGGGGCTGTTCCCGGTGGAGTTCCCGGAGGCGTCTACTACCCAG GGGCTGGTCTCGGAGGTCTGGGAGGAGGAG CTCTGGGGCCAGGAGGCAAACCACCCAAGCCAG GGGCCGGACTCCTGGGGGCGTTTGGACCAG GGCTCGGGGCCTTTCCTGCAGGCACCTACCCGGGGGCTCTGGTGCCCGGCGGAGTGGCAGGTGCTGCCGCGGCCTATAAAGCAGCTGCCAAGGCTG GCGCTGGGCTTGGCGGCGTCGGTGGCATCGGCGGGGTCGGCGGCTTAGGAGTGTCTACAG GTGCAGTGGTGCCTCAGCCTGGAGCTGGAGTCGGAGTCGGAGTCGGAGGGAAGCCTGGGAAAGTGCCCG GCGGAGGCGGAGCTTTTGCTGGAATCCCAG GAGTTGGACCCTTTGGGGGCCAGCAGCCTGGAGTCCCGCTGGGGTACCCCATCAAGGCTCCCAAGCTGCCAG GTGGCTACGGACTGCCCTACAGCACTGGGAAACTGCCCTATG GCTATGGGCCAGGAGGAGTGGCTGGTGCTGCGGGCAAGGCTGGGTACCCAACAGGGACAG GGGTCGGCCCCCAGGCTGCAGCAGCGGCAGCTAAAGCAGCTAAGTACG CAGGTGCTGGAGGAGCCGGGGTTCTCCCTGGTGTTGGAGGTGGCGGCATTCCTGGTGGGGCCGGCGCAATTCCTGGGATTGGAGGCATCGCAG GGGCAGGgactcctgctgctgctgctgctgctgctaaagCCGCCGCTAAGGCAGCTAAATTCG GAGCTGCCGGAGGCGTGGTGCCTGGTGGGCCAGGCTTTGTCCCGGGAGTTGGAGTCCCAGGTGTTGGGGTCCCAGGTGTTGGCGTTCCAGGTGTTGGGGTCCCAGGTGTTGGCGTTCCAGGTGTTGGAGTTCCAGGTGTTGGGGTCCCAGGTGTTGGAGTCCCAGGTGTTGGAGTCCCAG GAGCTGTGTCACCAGCTGCAGCCGCCAAAGCAGCCGCCAAAGCAGCCAAATACG GGGCCAGAGCGGGAGTGGGAGTTGGAGGCATTCCCACTTTCGGGATTGGCGCCGGGGGCTTTCCTGGTTACGGTGTTGGAGCTGGAGTGGGCGCTGTCCCTGGAGCTGTCCCTGGAGCTGGCCTTTCCC CAGCCGCTGCCCAGGCAGCAGCCGCAGCTCAGGCAGCAGCAGCCGCCAAGGCGGCCAAGTACG GTGCTGGAGGGGTCGGAGGCTTGGGCGGGCTGGTGCCAGGCATCGGAGACGGAGTAGCAGGCGTGCCAGGCATAGGAGGGGTGCCAG GAGTGGGGACCCCGGCCGCCGCAGCCGCCAAAGCCGCTGCCAAAGCCGCCCAGTTTG GTTTAGGCCCTGGAATTGGCGTGGCTCCCGGCGTGGCTCCCGGCGTGGCTCCCGGCGTGGCTCCCGGCATTGGCCCCGGCATTGGCATTGGCCCCGGTGGTGTTATAG GAGTGGGGACCCCAGCTGCAGCCAAAGCCGCTGCTAAAGCGGCCGCCAAAGCCCAGTACC gGGCTGCAGCTGGGCTTCCTGCTGGTGTTCCTGGCTTTGGAGTTGGTGCCGGCGTTCCTGGCTTTGGAGTTGGTGCTGGCGTTCCTGGCTTTGGAGCTGGCGTTGGCGTTCCTGGCTTTGGGGCAG tGCCTGGATCCCTGGCTGCcgctaaagcagcaaaatatg gagctgcaggggtgggggctctTGGCGGAGTAGGTGTCCCAGGCGGTGTGGTAG GAGCCGGACCTGCTGCCTCAGCTGCTGCCGCCAAAGCTGCTGCCAAAGCTGCCCAGTTTG GCCTCGGGGGAGCCGGAGCCCTGGGAGTTGGGGGGCTCGGAGCTGGCGGAGCCATCCCAGGGGTTGGGGGCTTTGGAG GTGTGTCCCCAGCTGCAGCTGCTAAAGCAGCCAAATATG GAGTTGCGGCAAGACCGGGCTTTGGACTGTCTCCCATTTACCCAG GTGGGGCCTGCCTGGGGAAATCCTGTGGCCGGAAGAGAAAGTGA